The Lacipirellula parvula genome window below encodes:
- a CDS encoding STAS/SEC14 domain-containing protein: MVEAIPTGHEQVLGFKMSGKLHDGDYKFFVPQVEAAVAQFGKVRMLAQFHDFHGWDLHALWDDIKFSTKECTHIERIALVGEKTWEKYMAKVCKPFTLAKIEYFDAADIEKAKAWLAEGV; this comes from the coding sequence ATGGTCGAAGCAATCCCCACCGGGCACGAACAGGTCCTCGGCTTCAAGATGAGCGGCAAGCTCCACGACGGGGACTACAAGTTCTTCGTCCCGCAGGTCGAAGCTGCCGTCGCTCAGTTCGGCAAGGTCCGCATGCTCGCTCAGTTCCACGACTTCCATGGCTGGGACTTGCACGCGCTGTGGGACGACATCAAGTTTTCCACCAAGGAATGCACCCACATCGAGCGGATCGCCCTCGTCGGCGAAAAGACGTGGGAGAAGTACATGGCGAAGGTTTGCAAACCGTTTACCTTGGCCAAGATCGAATACTTCGACGCCGCCGACATCGAGAAGGCAAAGGCCTGGCTCGCCGAAGGCGTTTGA
- a CDS encoding zinc ribbon domain-containing protein, with protein sequence MPNIRETWQDPDEDWDDEDDDFEEHDEDDQEEPTVTCPYCRAEVWEEASQCPKCGEYLSLEDGRARHQWQPRWIVLTAALLLGLILLGYLSSLGG encoded by the coding sequence ATGCCGAACATCCGTGAAACCTGGCAAGATCCCGATGAAGATTGGGATGACGAAGACGACGACTTCGAAGAGCACGACGAGGACGACCAGGAAGAGCCGACCGTCACCTGCCCGTACTGCCGCGCCGAGGTGTGGGAAGAAGCGTCGCAATGCCCCAAGTGCGGCGAGTATCTCTCGCTCGAAGATGGGCGAGCCCGCCACCAGTGGCAACCGCGGTGGATCGTCCTCACCGCGGCGCTGCTGCTTGGCCTGATTCTGCTCGGATACCTTTCGAGCCTTGGCGGCTAG
- a CDS encoding pyridoxal phosphate-dependent aminotransferase translates to MLYLRWVKELTERLQGRRDVINLAGSAFHLPEATAWLQTEISERGDALVAAATRSSNEFGLVELKDRIRAAYQVPPEREILLTSGSSGAIRFVFQLLLAGDRPKHFIAEQPIYEPLLSVAKRLGATVELAPRGGGRQFVDEVSGRLTPTTAAVVLTNPHNPSGDLLSAADLRRLAEAVGARTQAGVVVVDETFADLSSLAGWPMGNIDERIITINGLTKCYGLGSLRCGWATVDRRRIPDALDAWIDLENIGCPWTEILGSRAIDQFDRWRPLVGKKLTSVRSIMAAWLGAVADEGLLSPAPIGESCIVFPQWLGKTPPMELVERLIDEFGVVVAPGEFFYPAEGMALRIGFGGDEVALVEGLARLRRGLRAIG, encoded by the coding sequence ATGCTTTACTTGCGGTGGGTGAAAGAGCTGACGGAACGGTTGCAGGGTCGGCGGGATGTCATCAATCTCGCGGGGTCGGCGTTTCATTTACCAGAGGCAACGGCTTGGTTGCAAACGGAGATCAGCGAACGAGGCGATGCGCTCGTGGCGGCCGCGACGCGAAGTTCGAACGAATTCGGGCTGGTTGAACTGAAAGATCGCATCCGCGCGGCCTACCAGGTTCCGCCGGAGCGCGAAATCTTGCTCACGAGCGGATCGTCGGGAGCGATTCGGTTTGTATTCCAACTGCTGCTGGCGGGCGACCGGCCGAAGCACTTCATCGCTGAGCAGCCGATCTATGAACCGCTGCTGAGCGTGGCAAAACGGCTCGGGGCGACTGTCGAGCTCGCGCCACGCGGCGGCGGGCGTCAGTTCGTCGATGAAGTCTCCGGTCGGCTCACGCCAACGACGGCCGCGGTGGTGCTGACGAACCCGCACAATCCGAGCGGCGATCTGTTGAGCGCCGCTGACCTGCGGCGATTGGCTGAGGCTGTTGGCGCGCGGACGCAAGCCGGCGTCGTGGTCGTCGACGAAACGTTTGCTGATCTCTCCTCGCTGGCAGGTTGGCCGATGGGCAACATCGACGAGCGGATCATCACGATCAACGGACTGACGAAGTGCTATGGGCTCGGCTCGCTGCGTTGCGGGTGGGCGACAGTTGATCGGCGGCGTATTCCCGATGCGCTCGATGCTTGGATCGACCTCGAAAACATCGGCTGTCCCTGGACGGAGATTTTGGGATCGCGGGCGATCGATCAATTCGATCGCTGGCGACCGCTCGTGGGTAAGAAGCTGACGAGCGTCCGGTCGATCATGGCGGCATGGCTCGGGGCCGTGGCGGACGAGGGGCTGCTGTCGCCGGCGCCGATTGGCGAGAGTTGCATTGTCTTTCCGCAGTGGTTGGGGAAGACGCCTCCGATGGAACTGGTGGAACGGCTGATCGATGAGTTTGGCGTAGTCGTGGCGCCGGGGGAGTTCTTTTATCCCGCCGAAGGGATGGCGTTGCGGATTGGGTTTGGGGGCGACGAAGTTGCTTTGGTGGAGGGGCTCGCTCGGCTGCGGCGGGGGTTGCGGGCGATTGGGTGA
- a CDS encoding alpha/beta fold hydrolase, with amino-acid sequence MALLLCLLAMFAPTLRADEPPAFQRTEDVIYGRKFGTALTMDVFKPAKPNGVGLIFVVSGGWYSDHAVINEGFMKPFLDRGYTVFAVVHGSQPKFNITEILGDMHRAVRYIRHHAAEYGVDPERLGIMGASAGGHLSLMQGTAGVAGDPNAKDEVDRESSRVAAVACFFPPTDFFNYGKPGEDALGRGILKGFRAPFDFEEMDNDTKRFVEITDEAKLQEIGKAISPVNQVSNDDPPTLIIHGDADELVPIQQAEIMVAALEKAGVEAKLVTKPGAGHGWPDLPKDLETLADWFDEHLQEK; translated from the coding sequence ATGGCATTACTGCTCTGCTTACTGGCAATGTTCGCTCCCACGCTGCGGGCCGACGAGCCGCCGGCGTTTCAGCGGACGGAAGACGTGATCTATGGCCGGAAATTCGGGACGGCGCTGACGATGGACGTCTTCAAGCCGGCGAAGCCGAATGGCGTCGGGCTAATCTTCGTCGTCAGCGGCGGGTGGTACTCAGACCACGCGGTGATCAACGAAGGATTCATGAAGCCGTTTCTGGATCGTGGCTACACGGTCTTCGCGGTCGTTCACGGCAGCCAGCCGAAGTTCAACATTACCGAGATCCTGGGCGACATGCACCGCGCGGTGCGCTACATCCGACATCATGCGGCTGAGTATGGCGTCGATCCTGAGCGGCTCGGCATCATGGGGGCTTCGGCGGGCGGACATTTGTCGCTGATGCAGGGGACGGCGGGCGTTGCAGGCGATCCGAACGCTAAGGATGAAGTCGATCGCGAGAGCAGCCGCGTGGCCGCGGTGGCGTGCTTCTTTCCGCCGACCGATTTTTTTAATTACGGCAAGCCGGGTGAAGATGCGCTGGGCCGCGGCATCTTGAAGGGGTTCCGGGCGCCGTTTGATTTTGAAGAGATGGACAACGACACGAAGCGGTTCGTCGAGATTACCGACGAAGCGAAGTTGCAAGAAATCGGCAAAGCGATTTCGCCGGTGAATCAAGTATCGAATGATGATCCGCCGACGTTGATCATTCATGGCGACGCCGACGAGCTGGTGCCGATTCAGCAGGCCGAGATCATGGTGGCGGCGCTGGAGAAGGCTGGCGTCGAAGCGAAGCTAGTCACGAAGCCGGGGGCGGGGCATGGCTGGCCCGACTTGCCGAAGGACTTGGAGACGCTGGCGGATTGGTTTGACGAGCATCTGCAAGAGAAGTGA
- a CDS encoding DUF502 domain-containing protein produces the protein MIRKIVKCFLAGVVTVLPLVITVAVVGWVAQTVTGLLGPRTLLGGLLAQMGFVVSPTTAPWIAYTVGWGFVLALIFGLGVLVEFGAKRFVQGNLDRIGRKLPMLGGVYGTVRQMMGMMDKENSDLKGMSVVFCTFGGDSGAMFLALLPTPERFRIGEMEYHAVLIPSAPVPMGGSLIFVPAASVKPANLSVDAFMSMYVSMGMSAPQFLTAAR, from the coding sequence ATGATCCGCAAGATTGTGAAGTGTTTTCTGGCCGGCGTGGTGACGGTGTTGCCGCTGGTGATCACCGTGGCGGTGGTCGGTTGGGTGGCTCAGACGGTTACTGGGCTCCTTGGCCCGCGGACCTTGCTCGGCGGGCTGCTGGCCCAGATGGGTTTTGTCGTTTCTCCGACCACGGCGCCGTGGATTGCTTACACGGTCGGGTGGGGATTTGTGTTGGCGTTGATCTTCGGGCTTGGCGTGCTCGTAGAATTCGGCGCCAAGCGGTTCGTCCAGGGGAACCTCGACCGCATCGGGCGGAAGCTGCCGATGCTCGGCGGCGTTTACGGCACCGTGCGACAGATGATGGGAATGATGGATAAGGAGAACAGCGACCTCAAAGGGATGAGCGTCGTGTTCTGCACCTTTGGCGGTGACTCGGGGGCGATGTTTCTCGCCCTGCTACCGACGCCGGAGCGGTTTCGCATTGGCGAGATGGAGTACCATGCCGTCCTCATTCCTTCGGCGCCGGTGCCGATGGGGGGTAGTCTCATCTTCGTCCCCGCGGCGTCGGTGAAGCCGGCGAACCTGAGCGTCGACGCGTTCATGAGCATGTACGTGTCGATGGGGATGTCGGCGCCGCAGTTTTTAACGGCGGCCCGCTAG
- the cysK gene encoding cysteine synthase A, whose product MPRNRTFDNVTVAIGDTPMIRINRLIPAGQATVFAKCEFFNPLNSVKDRIGVAMIEAGEREGKVKADTHIVEPTSGNTGIALAFVCAAKGLRLTLTMPESMSVERRALLRALGAELVLTPASEGMKGAIARAAAIVAEEKNAWMPQQFENPANPAIHEKTTGVEIWEDSGHNIDAIVAGVGTGGTLTGVARFIKSKNPNFKAIAVEPADSPVISGGNPGPHKIQGIGAGFIPKNLDTSLVDETITVSNEEAFQWARRLAKEEGIMAGISSGANICAAAKLAARPEWKGKRIVAIMPSLGERYLSTPLFEGLTG is encoded by the coding sequence ATGCCTCGCAATCGCACCTTTGACAACGTCACCGTCGCCATCGGCGATACGCCGATGATCCGCATCAATCGCCTGATCCCCGCGGGTCAGGCGACCGTCTTCGCCAAGTGCGAATTCTTCAACCCGCTCAACAGCGTGAAGGATCGTATCGGCGTCGCGATGATCGAAGCGGGCGAACGCGAAGGCAAGGTGAAGGCCGACACGCACATCGTCGAACCGACGAGCGGCAACACGGGCATTGCCCTGGCGTTTGTGTGTGCGGCGAAGGGGCTGCGGCTGACGCTGACGATGCCTGAGTCGATGTCGGTCGAACGCCGCGCACTGCTGCGGGCGCTCGGCGCCGAGTTGGTCCTCACGCCGGCGAGCGAAGGGATGAAGGGCGCCATCGCCCGCGCCGCGGCGATCGTCGCGGAAGAAAAGAACGCCTGGATGCCGCAACAGTTCGAAAATCCCGCCAACCCAGCGATTCACGAGAAGACGACCGGCGTTGAAATCTGGGAAGACTCGGGACACAACATCGACGCGATCGTCGCGGGCGTTGGCACGGGCGGCACGCTCACCGGCGTCGCCCGGTTCATCAAGTCGAAGAATCCGAACTTCAAAGCGATCGCCGTCGAGCCGGCCGATTCGCCGGTGATCTCGGGCGGCAACCCGGGCCCGCACAAGATTCAGGGCATCGGCGCCGGGTTCATTCCGAAGAACCTCGACACGTCGCTCGTCGACGAGACGATCACCGTCAGCAACGAAGAAGCGTTCCAATGGGCGCGACGGCTGGCGAAGGAAGAGGGAATCATGGCCGGCATTTCGAGCGGCGCCAACATCTGCGCCGCGGCCAAGCTGGCGGCCCGCCCCGAGTGGAAGGGGAAGCGGATCGTCGCGATCATGCCGAGCCTGGGCGAGCGGTATCTCTCAACGCCGCTGTTCGAGGGGCTGACGGGCTGA